The following coding sequences are from one Archaeoglobaceae archaeon window:
- a CDS encoding methanogenesis marker 14 protein, with protein MEAGSLTLFIVASVEVGNTTTKCIITATDLTSGKTYLVNKVVKLTREVRKPRLGETIFGETIFGVPLTRQSIAEIVSESIKEACNKSGINVSEIDFLVRSTGVVAHFENPSDIGTFIQALADGSLLAGVPPGKMVPAVTKDNLPEKIRKFSLLDKVFFDGSVAGVMPPRGSTGAEIVANEMEGELSTAGIKEGAKWTDVDFRNPCISMDFGTTLKGRITNDDLPYARTIGNFCGLGGAIADVITKGFLKNKEVSAIDLKLCEYSIKDEAFEFAEEIHRHIRIGKVPANCKRYGKIPVNARAAEDAGILLVGCDVGDNGSNFNELEKIGAEIRDQNLLFATIDVVMAKIFRRILEVIQSEGFFMENMAIGITGRAGITGKKPWLFLEELKDLELYKKPEKNIVFVDDGLARGAAVMARCMNALGNPKNPIGGLRNGKCVLNERIKLQSGYFTS; from the coding sequence ATGGAGGCAGGAAGTTTAACGTTATTTATCGTGGCATCTGTTGAAGTTGGAAATACCACCACGAAATGTATTATAACCGCCACAGATCTTACGAGCGGGAAAACATACCTCGTGAATAAAGTTGTAAAGCTTACGCGAGAGGTTAGAAAGCCAAGACTTGGTGAGACCATCTTTGGTGAGACTATTTTTGGAGTCCCGCTTACAAGGCAATCCATTGCTGAAATCGTGAGCGAATCCATAAAGGAAGCTTGCAATAAATCCGGAATAAACGTTTCTGAAATTGATTTTCTCGTTCGGTCTACTGGAGTAGTTGCACATTTTGAAAATCCAAGTGATATAGGAACTTTTATACAGGCTCTTGCGGATGGAAGCCTTTTAGCCGGAGTTCCGCCAGGCAAGATGGTTCCCGCGGTTACAAAGGATAACTTACCAGAAAAAATAAGGAAGTTCAGTCTCCTCGATAAGGTCTTTTTCGACGGTTCCGTTGCGGGTGTTATGCCTCCCAGAGGCTCAACAGGAGCTGAAATCGTAGCAAATGAGATGGAAGGTGAGCTATCAACTGCTGGAATCAAGGAAGGGGCAAAATGGACAGACGTTGATTTTAGAAATCCATGTATTTCCATGGATTTTGGCACAACTCTGAAAGGGAGGATTACAAACGACGATCTGCCTTACGCAAGAACCATAGGCAACTTTTGCGGTCTTGGCGGTGCCATAGCTGATGTCATAACCAAGGGATTTCTAAAAAACAAAGAAGTTTCAGCGATCGATCTTAAGCTATGTGAATACAGCATCAAAGATGAGGCCTTTGAATTTGCAGAAGAGATTCACCGCCACATCAGGATAGGTAAAGTTCCTGCAAACTGCAAGAGATACGGTAAAATACCTGTCAATGCAAGGGCTGCAGAGGATGCAGGGATCTTGCTTGTAGGATGTGATGTGGGCGATAACGGGAGCAATTTTAATGAGTTAGAAAAGATTGGAGCTGAGATCAGGGATCAAAACCTGCTCTTTGCAACGATCGACGTTGTAATGGCGAAGATTTTCAGAAGGATACTTGAAGTCATCCAAAGTGAGGGGTTCTTCATGGAAAATATGGCAATTGGAATTACTGGAAGAGCCGGTATAACAGGAAAGAAACCATGGCTTTTTCTTGAAGAGCTAAAAGACCTTGAATTATATAAAAAGCCTGAAAAAAATATTGTTTTCGTCGATGACGGATTAGCAAGGGGTGCTGCTGTTATGGCAAGGTGCATGAACGCCCTTGGCAATCCAAAGAATCCCATTGGAGGCTTAAGAAACGGCAAATGTGTGCTCAATGAAAGAATAAAGCTACAGTCGGGCTACTTCACTTCCTGA
- a CDS encoding radical SAM protein has translation MKEETWDKVGSKFAHLTSAHPCYSHEAHFKFARIHLPVAPKCNIQCGYCTRKIDKCEYRPGVSACIVNAEEALKRVEEARKNYPLKVVGIAGPGEVLANEESFKTLKLVHEKYPELILCIATNGLLLADKIEELKRLNVKTVTVTVNALDPEIGAKIYEWVEYNGKRLSGVEGAKFLIEKQLEGIKASAEAGMAVKVNTVLIPGLNEGEIEKIAIEAKKRGAFIMNIIPLIPLHSFKDWRKPTCEELEKAREVASKHLRVFRLCRQCRADACGIPGKEKAVGSTYFHG, from the coding sequence ATGAAAGAAGAGACGTGGGACAAAGTCGGAAGCAAATTTGCCCATCTGACCTCTGCTCACCCCTGCTACAGCCATGAGGCACATTTCAAGTTTGCACGAATTCACCTGCCTGTGGCGCCAAAATGCAACATCCAGTGTGGCTACTGCACAAGAAAGATTGACAAATGCGAATATCGCCCGGGAGTTTCTGCATGCATTGTGAATGCTGAAGAAGCTTTGAAGAGAGTTGAAGAAGCTCGAAAGAACTATCCGCTTAAGGTTGTTGGAATTGCTGGTCCTGGCGAAGTTCTCGCAAACGAAGAGTCCTTTAAGACTCTCAAGCTTGTTCACGAAAAATATCCCGAGCTTATTCTCTGCATAGCAACAAATGGACTTCTTTTGGCTGACAAAATTGAAGAGCTTAAGAGATTGAACGTCAAAACGGTCACGGTGACAGTCAATGCTCTCGATCCAGAGATTGGGGCAAAGATCTATGAATGGGTCGAATACAATGGTAAAAGGCTTAGTGGTGTTGAAGGGGCAAAGTTTTTGATCGAGAAACAGCTTGAAGGAATAAAAGCTTCAGCTGAAGCGGGAATGGCTGTGAAGGTGAACACAGTGTTAATTCCCGGGCTTAATGAAGGCGAGATTGAAAAGATTGCGATTGAGGCTAAGAAAAGAGGAGCTTTTATAATGAATATAATCCCCCTTATCCCGCTCCACAGCTTTAAGGACTGGAGAAAGCCAACTTGCGAAGAGCTTGAAAAGGCAAGGGAGGTTGCTTCAAAGCATTTAAGAGTTTTTAGACTTTGCAGACAGTGCAGGGCTGACGCATGCGGAATTCCGGGAAAGGAGAAAGCTGTGGGTAGCACCTACTTCCATGGTTAA
- a CDS encoding DUF2099 family protein produces the protein MDEHVMELLGKAKAVVRDGKIVEISEPKLRYCPLFRKLHGIERITKEEVWKNLNYRIQSFGLFTANRKILDDRVFATFGASEIFYSCLKSGFLDVVVIVADCAGTVVTSNPKLVQGLGGRISGLIKTSPVKEVIERIEKEGGFVINKNAEINQIKGVTFAVESGFSKIGVTLTTPEEAKACVEIEKRSNVRILKFAVHTTGANWSAEDAKNFDLITLCASRSLRENLKGIIKAQAGEAIPIVALSEFGKYALLERAKDMDGILIISKPLPYLSQNQPEPLI, from the coding sequence TTGGACGAGCATGTCATGGAACTTCTCGGAAAGGCTAAAGCAGTAGTAAGAGACGGTAAAATAGTTGAAATTTCAGAGCCAAAGCTGAGATATTGTCCACTTTTCAGGAAACTTCATGGAATTGAAAGAATAACTAAGGAGGAAGTTTGGAAAAATCTCAACTATAGAATCCAGAGCTTCGGACTTTTTACTGCAAATAGAAAGATTTTAGACGATCGAGTTTTTGCAACCTTTGGCGCTTCTGAAATCTTTTACAGCTGTCTAAAAAGTGGTTTCCTTGATGTGGTTGTAATCGTTGCAGACTGTGCTGGGACAGTTGTAACTTCCAATCCCAAGCTCGTTCAGGGGCTTGGTGGAAGAATTTCAGGACTAATAAAGACTTCACCAGTCAAGGAGGTAATAGAGAGAATCGAAAAAGAGGGGGGATTTGTGATAAACAAAAATGCGGAGATAAACCAAATAAAGGGTGTAACCTTCGCTGTAGAGAGCGGTTTCAGTAAAATAGGGGTCACGCTTACAACGCCAGAAGAGGCAAAGGCATGTGTGGAGATTGAGAAAAGGAGTAATGTTAGAATCCTGAAATTCGCCGTCCACACTACTGGAGCCAATTGGAGCGCTGAAGATGCCAAGAACTTTGATCTGATCACTCTTTGCGCCTCAAGAAGTTTGCGGGAGAATCTTAAGGGAATCATAAAGGCTCAGGCTGGTGAAGCCATTCCAATTGTCGCACTTTCTGAATTTGGAAAATATGCTCTGCTTGAGAGGGCAAAGGATATGGATGGAATCCTTATAATCTCAAAGCCACTTCCATATCTTAGCCAAAACCAACCAGAACCATTGATATAG
- a CDS encoding DUF169 domain-containing protein, whose product MEIAELRSKAKELREILGLKSYVVGVKISPKRLEVNAKRLKGYRYCQALMQARKGEHVLLGKEEIGCAASADIFGFKELPEGFKTGEHSLKIGISKEPEVGAKIYGDVEKFSAGEVEDLYLFPLETAIMEPDVVIVEDQPEKLMWIMLAYVNAIKGERVELNTAVMRATCLDCTAIPYKRQKINLSFGCFGCRMATDIADDEALLGFPFKFFEEIADYVKHFSKNAIPSARDKKAYKALKAKEG is encoded by the coding sequence ATGGAGATTGCGGAGCTAAGAAGCAAGGCAAAGGAGCTGAGAGAAATTCTTGGTTTGAAAAGCTATGTAGTTGGAGTTAAAATCTCTCCGAAAAGGCTTGAGGTTAATGCCAAAAGGCTAAAGGGCTACAGATACTGTCAAGCTCTAATGCAGGCAAGAAAGGGCGAGCATGTGCTTCTTGGAAAAGAAGAAATTGGTTGTGCAGCATCTGCAGACATATTTGGATTTAAAGAGCTTCCAGAAGGTTTTAAGACTGGAGAGCATTCGCTCAAGATCGGAATTTCAAAGGAGCCTGAAGTTGGAGCAAAGATCTATGGAGATGTGGAAAAATTCTCCGCTGGAGAAGTTGAGGACCTATACTTGTTCCCGCTTGAAACCGCAATAATGGAGCCAGACGTTGTTATTGTTGAAGACCAGCCTGAGAAGCTAATGTGGATCATGCTTGCTTATGTTAACGCAATTAAGGGCGAAAGAGTTGAGCTCAACACAGCGGTTATGAGAGCAACTTGTTTGGATTGCACTGCAATTCCCTATAAAAGGCAAAAAATAAACCTCAGCTTTGGCTGTTTTGGCTGTAGAATGGCTACCGACATAGCAGACGACGAAGCTTTGCTCGGATTTCCATTCAAATTCTTTGAAGAGATTGCAGACTACGTGAAGCACTTCTCAAAGAATGCAATTCCAAGTGCAAGAGATAAAAAGGCTTATAAGGCACTTAAGGCTAAGGAAGGCTGA
- a CDS encoding flavodoxin family protein gives MKVLGICGSPRKGANTEFALNFTLNELKELGFETERISLAEKEVKFCNHCGKCLEGKECPIKDDAKEVFDKMIAADAIIIASPVYYVSVSAQVKALFDRSIMIRGKLKGKLGGAIAVGQARNGGQEIVCDQIHQWMLTHEMRLVAMRFGGTLVGSMKDLEAVKRDEFGLNSCKNLAKKIAEALR, from the coding sequence ATGAAAGTGCTCGGAATTTGTGGATCACCAAGAAAAGGTGCAAATACCGAATTCGCACTGAATTTTACACTAAACGAACTTAAAGAACTTGGTTTTGAAACCGAAAGAATTTCGCTGGCAGAAAAGGAAGTTAAGTTCTGCAACCACTGTGGTAAATGCTTAGAAGGAAAAGAATGCCCGATAAAAGATGATGCCAAGGAAGTGTTTGATAAAATGATCGCGGCAGATGCAATAATCATAGCTTCTCCAGTTTATTACGTAAGCGTCTCTGCTCAGGTAAAGGCGCTGTTTGATAGAAGTATAATGATTCGGGGAAAGCTTAAAGGAAAATTGGGTGGAGCAATTGCGGTAGGACAGGCAAGAAACGGTGGTCAGGAGATCGTTTGTGATCAGATACACCAGTGGATGCTAACGCATGAGATGAGGCTTGTTGCGATGAGATTTGGTGGAACTCTCGTTGGTTCCATGAAAGATCTTGAGGCAGTAAAAAGAGACGAATTCGGTCTTAATTCATGCAAAAATTTAGCCAAGAAAATTGCAGAAGCTTTGCGGTAG
- a CDS encoding 4-hydroxyphenylacetate 3-hydroxylase family protein, producing MRTSDEYKQDLFKMKPNVYVRGKKVTRDSPELAGGINVISKTFDLVDNPEFRDLLVTHSHLTGRKINRFTHVNQSAEDLLKKQEMIRKCCRVTGGCIQRCMGCDAINGLSVATFAADQEFGTDYHKRFLEYLKEFQNRDLVAACAQTDVKGDRSKRPHEQDDPDMYVRVVEKRSDGIVVRGAKNCITMAAVADEIIVVPTRAMTEKDKDYSVAFAIPADTEGVKIVARTAHHRAPPELNMPFNEIGDDENMIIFDNVFVPWDRVFICGEHKQATMAAHLFALFHRHSYTGCKPAATDVKMGFGALIAEYNGVYDRHNIREKLVDLAATAELVYAAGIASAVKGTKTPAGTFIPNEIYANVGRRHAGLNYYHDLEILAELAGGLPACLPFAEDYLNPEIRPLIEKYIKRRSDVPPEKVYRCLYGISNILCSSLGGTSAVAGVHGGGSPVMEDIAIWRSYNFEEMKKIAKYLVGIRD from the coding sequence ATGAGAACTTCGGATGAATACAAGCAGGATCTTTTTAAAATGAAGCCAAATGTATACGTTAGAGGAAAAAAAGTTACAAGAGATTCTCCTGAGCTTGCTGGAGGGATAAATGTAATCTCAAAAACCTTTGATTTGGTGGACAACCCGGAATTTAGAGATTTGCTTGTGACACACTCCCATTTGACAGGTAGGAAAATAAACAGATTTACACACGTAAATCAGTCTGCTGAAGACTTGTTAAAGAAGCAAGAAATGATAAGAAAGTGTTGTAGAGTAACTGGAGGCTGTATTCAGCGTTGTATGGGCTGTGACGCGATTAACGGATTATCTGTTGCCACATTTGCCGCAGATCAGGAATTCGGAACAGACTATCATAAGAGGTTCCTTGAATACCTGAAAGAGTTCCAGAATAGAGATCTCGTCGCTGCATGTGCTCAGACAGACGTAAAAGGAGATAGAAGCAAAAGACCGCACGAACAAGACGATCCTGATATGTATGTTCGTGTTGTTGAAAAGAGAAGCGACGGAATCGTTGTTAGAGGTGCAAAGAACTGCATAACCATGGCTGCAGTAGCGGATGAGATAATCGTTGTACCAACGAGGGCGATGACTGAAAAAGATAAGGATTACAGCGTAGCTTTTGCAATTCCTGCTGACACAGAAGGAGTTAAGATTGTTGCAAGAACTGCCCACCACAGAGCTCCACCTGAATTGAATATGCCTTTTAATGAAATTGGCGACGATGAGAACATGATCATCTTCGACAACGTGTTTGTTCCATGGGATCGTGTGTTCATATGTGGAGAGCACAAACAGGCCACAATGGCAGCTCATCTCTTTGCTTTATTCCATAGACACAGCTACACAGGCTGTAAGCCGGCGGCAACGGATGTTAAGATGGGTTTCGGAGCCCTAATAGCGGAATACAACGGTGTTTATGACAGACATAACATAAGAGAGAAGCTTGTGGACCTTGCTGCTACTGCAGAACTCGTTTATGCTGCCGGTATTGCTTCTGCGGTAAAAGGAACAAAAACACCTGCCGGAACATTTATTCCAAACGAGATTTATGCAAATGTAGGCAGAAGACACGCTGGTCTTAACTACTACCACGATCTCGAAATCTTGGCAGAGCTTGCTGGCGGACTTCCAGCCTGCTTACCATTTGCTGAAGACTATCTAAATCCAGAAATAAGACCTTTAATTGAAAAATACATCAAGAGAAGAAGTGATGTTCCACCTGAGAAAGTTTATCGTTGCCTTTATGGAATTTCGAACATTCTTTGCTCCTCTCTCGGGGGAACAAGTGCAGTCGCAGGTGTTCATGGCGGTGGATCCCCTGTGATGGAGGACATTGCCATCTGGCGCTCCTACAACTTCGAAGAAATGAAAAAGATTGCAAAATACCTTGTAGGAATACGGGATTAA
- a CDS encoding ATP-binding cassette domain-containing protein encodes MIVEVRNLVKNYMLSSGKTLRALEVEHFAVEKGDLVGLLGKSGSGKTTLLRILRGAESFDEGEVLIDGIRLTPQSSKGEFRSVMEKTAIHLQRSFGLWSEKVIENVIRAIAYTQFGEEILPEWDPVLYEEMQREAMKLLEIVDLKHKAECWAEILSGGEKQRLILARQIAKKPSVLLLDEFGTMTCPETRQKAIEMIKKVNKELGITVIFSSHMPEIHRALAKRVVLIERGKIVDDGTPEEIISKFLSELEQPINGRKRIGGGVVRLENVRKKYYVVPGGQTLDLRDVSISIRRGEIVGFIGRSGSGKTVLARLISGLELPDEGRVMIRTERKWVDFSKFGRKNVEVRRKIGILHQEFALPFWAKVSDLIAYKIRIKRESAVEEAMKKAEELGMSESLFDAIYRMTDLPREEAEIRLRRLGLPYDIIKELFPESSEDLTKIYPILERLNLPVEILDRQSHELSGGEAVRLGIALASITKPKILILDEPFGDIDPVTLRKVANFLKEMNLKDRTTIIVISHQHELVKELADRIIQVDDGKVQEVK; translated from the coding sequence ATGATTGTCGAAGTCCGAAATCTGGTCAAAAACTACATGCTTAGCAGTGGAAAAACACTAAGAGCTCTTGAAGTAGAGCATTTTGCAGTCGAGAAGGGGGATTTGGTTGGATTACTTGGCAAAAGCGGTAGCGGAAAAACAACCCTGCTGAGAATTCTCAGAGGTGCGGAGAGTTTTGACGAGGGAGAAGTTTTGATCGATGGGATTCGGCTAACTCCTCAATCGAGCAAAGGGGAATTCAGGAGTGTGATGGAGAAAACTGCCATACATCTACAGCGTTCTTTTGGTTTGTGGTCTGAGAAAGTCATTGAAAACGTGATTAGAGCCATAGCCTATACCCAATTTGGTGAAGAAATCCTACCAGAATGGGATCCGGTATTGTATGAAGAAATGCAGAGAGAGGCGATGAAATTACTGGAAATTGTGGATTTGAAGCATAAAGCGGAGTGCTGGGCTGAGATTCTCAGCGGTGGTGAAAAGCAAAGGTTAATCCTGGCAAGACAAATTGCCAAGAAACCGTCAGTTTTGCTTTTAGATGAATTTGGAACCATGACATGTCCCGAAACACGACAAAAGGCGATAGAAATGATTAAAAAAGTGAACAAAGAGCTTGGAATTACTGTAATTTTCTCTTCTCATATGCCTGAAATTCACAGAGCTCTGGCAAAGAGGGTTGTTTTGATTGAAAGAGGGAAGATCGTTGATGATGGAACTCCTGAAGAAATAATTTCGAAATTCCTTTCAGAACTTGAACAACCGATTAACGGTCGGAAGAGGATTGGTGGAGGGGTAGTTCGGCTTGAGAATGTCAGAAAGAAGTATTATGTTGTTCCTGGTGGACAGACACTCGATTTGAGAGACGTTTCGATTTCAATTCGAAGGGGCGAAATAGTTGGTTTTATTGGGAGAAGTGGTAGTGGTAAAACAGTTCTTGCAAGGCTTATTAGTGGGCTTGAACTTCCAGATGAAGGTAGAGTAATGATAAGAACAGAAAGAAAATGGGTTGATTTCAGCAAGTTTGGGAGAAAGAACGTTGAGGTCAGGAGAAAGATAGGCATACTGCATCAGGAGTTTGCCTTGCCCTTCTGGGCAAAGGTTAGCGACTTAATTGCATATAAGATTAGAATAAAAAGAGAAAGTGCTGTTGAAGAAGCAATGAAAAAAGCTGAAGAGCTCGGAATGAGCGAAAGTCTATTCGATGCAATCTACAGGATGACAGATCTACCCAGAGAGGAGGCAGAAATAAGGTTGAGGAGACTTGGACTGCCGTATGATATTATAAAGGAGCTATTCCCAGAGAGCTCGGAAGATCTCACAAAGATTTACCCGATTCTTGAGAGGCTTAATCTTCCAGTAGAAATTTTAGATCGGCAAAGTCATGAGCTTTCTGGTGGTGAAGCGGTCCGTCTTGGTATTGCTTTAGCTTCGATAACAAAACCAAAGATATTAATTCTTGATGAACCCTTCGGAGACATTGATCCGGTAACGCTCAGAAAAGTTGCAAACTTCCTAAAGGAAATGAACCTGAAAGACAGAACCACTATAATCGTTATAAGTCATCAGCATGAGCTTGTAAAAGAGCTTGCGGATAGAATAATTCAGGTAGACGATGGAAAGGTTCAGGAAGTGAAGTAG
- a CDS encoding DUF2284 domain-containing protein, with amino-acid sequence MKKSFEELLEGLKKIHPDFKVISTDTVVVSDWVRWKCMFGCKAFGKHLNCPPFVPSVEETRKLLKCYRSAILARFEAKPDYSQPPERIHHYLMNTLREFYDTMFEMERFAYTSGYYKAFALYALPCPYCDPCVAEKLETIDIDPKRYCKFQHKVRPAMEATGIDVFQTVRNAGYDLEVLTSPSDKILFYGLLLLE; translated from the coding sequence ATGAAAAAAAGCTTTGAAGAACTCCTTGAAGGACTTAAAAAGATTCATCCGGATTTTAAGGTAATCTCCACCGATACTGTGGTAGTCTCGGATTGGGTAAGATGGAAATGCATGTTTGGTTGTAAAGCTTTTGGAAAGCATTTGAATTGTCCACCATTCGTTCCTTCAGTGGAGGAGACAAGGAAGTTGCTTAAATGCTATCGCTCTGCAATTCTTGCAAGATTCGAGGCAAAGCCTGATTACTCTCAACCTCCAGAAAGGATTCATCACTACCTAATGAACACATTGCGGGAATTTTATGATACAATGTTCGAAATGGAACGCTTTGCATACACTTCTGGCTACTACAAAGCATTTGCTCTATATGCTCTGCCTTGTCCTTACTGCGATCCATGTGTTGCAGAAAAACTCGAAACAATCGATATAGATCCGAAACGCTATTGCAAATTCCAGCATAAAGTAAGGCCTGCAATGGAAGCAACTGGTATTGACGTTTTTCAGACTGTTAGGAATGCGGGATATGACTTGGAAGTTTTAACGTCTCCATCTGATAAAATTCTGTTTTATGGATTACTGCTGCTTGAGTAG
- a CDS encoding MBL fold metallo-hydrolase, with protein MTLKIAKDFYLLKPGKVVFGDDGEILYASSSVSLILDEIYVVVDTGLPTDQGEIVQALSELGLRPSDIDIVINTHLHPDHCGGNELFSGKIFAHPLEIRRTSADYLPCPSKISERIKVIETPGHIDGHISVVFEEIVVAGDAIPTKDNYLKSLIPRLHTNAEKARESMEKIIKISKIIIPGHDEPIYVLK; from the coding sequence ATGACGCTAAAAATTGCAAAAGACTTCTATCTCCTAAAACCAGGCAAGGTGGTGTTTGGCGATGATGGAGAGATTTTATATGCCTCATCTTCAGTTAGTCTTATCCTGGATGAAATTTACGTGGTAGTTGACACGGGCTTACCAACTGATCAGGGAGAAATTGTCCAAGCTCTTTCGGAACTTGGCTTAAGACCTTCTGATATAGACATTGTGATCAATACACACCTCCATCCAGATCACTGCGGTGGAAATGAACTTTTCTCTGGCAAGATATTTGCTCATCCTCTTGAAATTCGGCGAACTTCTGCAGATTATCTGCCATGTCCTTCAAAAATCTCCGAAAGAATAAAAGTAATCGAAACTCCGGGCCACATCGATGGACACATCTCTGTTGTTTTTGAGGAGATAGTTGTTGCTGGTGATGCAATTCCAACAAAGGACAATTATTTAAAGAGTTTAATTCCGAGGCTTCATACGAATGCCGAGAAGGCAAGGGAAAGCATGGAGAAGATAATAAAAATTTCAAAGATAATTATTCCGGGACATGATGAGCCCATTTATGTTTTAAAGTAG